The Mytilus galloprovincialis chromosome 7, xbMytGall1.hap1.1, whole genome shotgun sequence genome has a window encoding:
- the LOC143083276 gene encoding transmembrane protein 45B-like → MGSFMGHAFPGSIFIIIGIWWMVQTLRRYFDSKNSNVPFSSTVTFKLKRFPIEAVCKVLLITIGLIAELALHNKQHATMYAFFGLTGIVDLIVFFNTLPIKDLDYVSLSLALIMEAILFKYHLFGRDTLNVVLHHLLIFVILTTFVVTLLEMKFKNVVTIPLFRSYLLILQGTWFYQVGCILYKNPFSEPWKSNDKHSLMNTGLVFTWHCGIIFIAFIITVCVFSILYRRKEPTIRTFDQSNSTECETELLIEE, encoded by the coding sequence ATGGGAAGTTTTATGGGACATGCCTTTCCAGGGTCAATTTTTATTATCATTGGAATATGGTGGATGGTACAGACATTGAGGAGATATTTTGATTCCAAAAACAGCAATGTACCCTTTTCATCAACCGTTACATTCAAGTTAAAGAGGTTTCCTATAGAGGCGGTGTGTAAAGTATTGTTAATAACAATTGGACTTATTGCTGAATTAGCATTACACAATAAACAACATGCGACAATGTACGCTTTCTTCGGATTAACAGGGATTGTAGATCTTATAGTCTTCTTCAACACACTTCCTATAAAAGATCTCGATTACGTCTCCTTAAGTTTGGCATTGATAATGGAagcaattttattcaaatatcatcTTTTTGGACGAGACACTCTCAATGTGGTCTTGCATCATTTGCTTATATTTGTAATCTTGACAACATTTGTTGTTACCTTATTAGAAATGAAGTTTAAAAATGTAGTAACTATACCATTATTTCGGTCGTATCTTTTGATTTTACAAGGAACTTGGTTTTATCAAGTAGGCTGCATATTATACAAAAACCCATTCTCTGAACCTTGGAAAAGTAACGATAAACACAGCTTGATGAATACAGGTTTAGTATTTACTTGGCATTGTGgaattatttttattgcatttataATAACTGTCTGCGTATTTTCGATACTGTATAGACGAAAAGAACCCACGATACGGACCTTTGACCAATCGAACAGCACTGAGTGTGAAACAGAATTACTTATTGAAGAGTAA